From one Flavobacterium sp. N502536 genomic stretch:
- a CDS encoding M1 family metallopeptidase, with product MRKIILLSFLSLGLNSAFAQSAPYWQQHVDYKMEVSMDVKNYQYKGKQELVYTNNSPDTLRKVFYHLFLNAFQPGSEMDARLHTIKDPDGRMVSKVKGADGKETKQSRIETLKPNEIGYLKISDFKQDGVSAQTRVSGTILEVTLAKPILPNSKTTFTLDFDGQVPVQVRRTGRNNSEGVELSMSQWYPKLAEFDFEGWHADPYIAREFHGVWGNFDVKITIDKDYTIGGSGYLQDKNQIGHGYEDAGVTVTYPKKTKTLTWHFIAPNVHDFTWAADKEYTHDIVKGPNDVDLHFFYKNNPKTTANWKQLEPLMVKVMDYYNHRVGAYPYKQYSFIQGGDGGMEYAMCTLMLGNGTLEGILGTATHELGHSWFQHILASNESKHPWMDEGFTTYIEDSALNELKGDKKEVNPFVGNYKSYYSLVNSGKEQPQTTHGDRYDENRPYSISSYVKGSLFLSQLEYVIGKDNVDATLKRYFNDFKFKHPTPNDIKRSAERVSGAELDWYLVDWTGTTNTIDYGIKDVADNAGKTNITLERIGRMPMPIDLTVEYTDGTSESFYIPLRMMNFIKPNPNPNVKRTVLDDWAWAQSNYSFTIDKNKTAIKKITIDPSGLMADVKAANNVYEVK from the coding sequence ATGCGAAAAATTATACTATTATCTTTTTTGAGTTTGGGTTTAAACTCAGCATTTGCACAAAGTGCACCTTATTGGCAACAGCATGTGGATTACAAAATGGAAGTATCCATGGATGTAAAGAATTATCAATACAAAGGAAAACAAGAGTTGGTGTACACCAACAATTCTCCTGATACGTTGAGAAAAGTTTTTTATCATTTGTTTTTAAATGCATTTCAGCCGGGAAGTGAAATGGATGCGCGTTTGCATACTATAAAAGATCCCGATGGAAGAATGGTGTCTAAAGTGAAAGGTGCGGATGGAAAAGAAACCAAACAAAGCCGAATCGAAACTTTAAAACCAAATGAAATTGGCTATTTAAAAATTTCAGATTTTAAACAAGATGGAGTTTCAGCACAAACAAGAGTTTCCGGAACTATTCTAGAAGTGACTTTGGCGAAACCAATTTTACCAAATTCTAAAACGACATTTACCTTAGATTTTGACGGACAGGTTCCGGTTCAGGTTCGTCGTACAGGACGTAACAATTCAGAAGGAGTAGAATTGTCAATGTCGCAATGGTACCCAAAATTAGCCGAATTTGATTTCGAAGGCTGGCATGCAGATCCGTACATCGCGAGAGAATTTCACGGAGTTTGGGGTAATTTTGATGTAAAAATTACAATCGACAAAGACTATACAATTGGTGGTTCAGGATATTTACAAGATAAAAATCAAATTGGTCATGGTTATGAAGATGCGGGTGTAACTGTTACTTACCCAAAGAAAACAAAAACATTGACATGGCATTTTATTGCGCCAAATGTTCACGATTTTACCTGGGCAGCTGACAAAGAATACACGCACGATATTGTAAAAGGACCAAATGATGTTGATTTGCATTTCTTCTACAAAAACAATCCAAAAACAACCGCAAATTGGAAACAATTAGAGCCTTTAATGGTTAAAGTAATGGATTATTACAACCACAGAGTTGGAGCGTATCCGTACAAACAATACTCTTTTATTCAGGGTGGCGACGGTGGAATGGAGTATGCAATGTGTACTTTGATGCTTGGAAACGGAACTCTTGAAGGAATTTTAGGAACAGCAACTCATGAACTTGGACATTCCTGGTTTCAGCATATCTTAGCTTCAAACGAATCAAAACACCCTTGGATGGATGAAGGTTTTACAACGTACATCGAAGACAGCGCTTTGAACGAACTGAAAGGTGATAAAAAAGAAGTAAATCCTTTTGTTGGAAATTACAAATCGTATTACAGTTTGGTAAATTCTGGTAAAGAACAGCCACAAACTACTCATGGAGACCGTTATGACGAAAACCGTCCGTACAGCATTTCCTCTTATGTAAAAGGAAGTCTTTTTCTTTCTCAGTTAGAATATGTAATTGGAAAAGACAATGTAGATGCTACTTTGAAAAGATATTTTAACGATTTTAAATTCAAGCACCCGACTCCAAATGACATCAAAAGATCAGCAGAGAGAGTTTCAGGAGCAGAATTAGATTGGTATTTAGTTGATTGGACGGGAACAACCAATACGATCGATTATGGGATTAAGGATGTAGCCGATAACGCTGGAAAAACCAATATCACTTTAGAAAGAATCGGAAGAATGCCAATGCCGATTGATTTAACAGTTGAATATACAGATGGTACTTCTGAGAGCTTCTACATTCCATTAAGAATGATGAACTTCATTAAGCCAAATCCAAACCCGAATGTAAAAAGAACGGTTTTAGACGACTGGGCTTGGGCACAATCTAACTATAGTTTTACAATAGACAAAAACAAAACAGCCATCAAAAAAATCACAATTGATCCAAGCGGATTAATGGCGGATGTAAAAGCGGCAAACAATGTTTATGAAGTGAAATAA
- a CDS encoding L-threonine 3-dehydrogenase, with amino-acid sequence MNPKILIIGACGQIGTELTQKLRKLYGTDNVIASDIRKLNTDVVNSGPFEVVNALDFNQIEHLVEVHKITDIYLMAALLSATAEKNPAFAWDLNMNSLFHVLNLAKAKKVQKIFWPSSIAVFGPTTPKENTPQYTVMEPSTVYGISKQAGERWCEYYHNIYGVDVRSIRYPGLISWSTPPGGGTTDYAVDIFYKAIADKKYECFLSSETKMPMMYMDDAIDATINIMKAPAEKIKIHSSYNLAAMSFTPTEIAAEIKKHIPDFEITYNPDFRQKIADSWPASIDDTEARQDWDWKHTFDLESMTKDMLEHLG; translated from the coding sequence ATGAATCCAAAAATATTAATCATTGGTGCCTGTGGTCAAATTGGGACAGAACTAACCCAAAAACTGCGCAAACTATACGGAACAGACAATGTTATTGCTTCTGACATTAGAAAATTAAATACTGACGTTGTTAATTCTGGTCCGTTTGAAGTGGTCAATGCTTTAGATTTCAACCAAATCGAACATCTTGTTGAAGTACATAAAATTACTGATATTTATTTGATGGCGGCGCTTTTGTCGGCTACAGCCGAGAAAAACCCTGCATTTGCCTGGGATCTGAACATGAATTCATTATTTCACGTTTTAAATTTAGCAAAAGCCAAAAAGGTACAGAAGATTTTCTGGCCTTCGAGTATTGCTGTTTTTGGACCTACTACTCCTAAAGAAAATACCCCTCAATATACGGTAATGGAACCTTCTACTGTTTATGGAATTAGTAAACAAGCCGGAGAAAGATGGTGCGAATACTACCATAACATTTATGGTGTTGATGTACGAAGCATCCGTTATCCTGGTTTAATCAGCTGGTCGACGCCTCCTGGTGGCGGAACTACAGATTATGCTGTTGATATTTTCTACAAGGCTATCGCCGATAAAAAATACGAATGCTTTTTATCTTCTGAAACAAAAATGCCAATGATGTATATGGATGACGCGATTGATGCGACCATTAACATTATGAAAGCACCGGCAGAGAAAATCAAAATACATTCCTCCTACAATTTGGCTGCAATGAGTTTTACTCCTACTGAAATTGCTGCTGAAATTAAAAAACATATTCCTGATTTCGAAATAACGTACAATCCTGATTTCCGTCAGAAAATTGCGGACAGCTGGCCGGCAAGTATTGACGATACTGAGGCAAGACAAGACTGGGACTGGAAACATACTTTTGATCTGGAATCGATGACCAAAGACATGTTAGAGCATTTAGGATAA
- the mfd gene encoding transcription-repair coupling factor, with translation MSKNALYTLYDNLPKNQQIATQLLEQKQIKMHLNGLLGSAVSFVIRAVFKKAELPFLVILDNKEEAAYYLNDLEQMIGEQDVLFYPASFRRPYQIDETDNANVLLRAEVLNRINSRKKPAVIVTYPEALFEKVVTRRELDKNTLKVALNDKISIDFINEVLFEYEFKRVDFITEPGEFSVRGGIVDVFSFSNDHPYRIEFFGNEVDSIRSFDVETQLSVETHKKITIIPNVENKLFQENRESFLDYIAEHTVLFVQNTDGLLNQLDKQFARAEEAFEKLSKEIKHAEPEKLFLNQSSFIKRALDFSIVELASKPVFKTTKTFEFHIHPQPSFNKQFDLLLNNLSDNHFNGYKNYLFCSNETQAKRFHDIFETLDEANSENIRKQYHTVVLPLFQGFIDEESQITAYTDHQIFERYHKFNIKNGYSKKQNITLKELTALSVGDYVTHIDHGIGKFGGLQKIQVEGKTQEAIKLVYADNDIVYVSIHSLHKISKYNGKDGTPPKIYKLGSNAWKVLKQKTKARVKHIAFNLIQLYAKRRLEKGFQFAPDSYLQNELESSFIYEDTPDQTKSTQEVKADMESDRPMDRLVCGDVGFGKTEVAIRAAFKAVDNSKQVAVLVPTTILAYQHYRTFSERLKDMPVTIGYMNRFRTAKQKAQTLKDLAEGKLDIVIGTHQLVNKNVVFKDLGLLIVDEEQKFGVNVKDKLKTIAANVDTLTLTATPIPRTLQFSLMAARDLSVITTPPPNRYPIETNVVGFNEEVIRDAISYEIQRNGQVFFINNRIENIKEVAGMIQRLVPNARVGIGHGQMEGAKLEELMLGFMNGDFDVLVATTIIESGLDVPNANTIFINNANNFGLSDLHQMRGRVGRSNKKAFCYFICPPYSSMTEDARKRIQALEQFSELGSGFNIAMKDLEIRGAGDLLGGEQSGFINEIGFDTYQKIMNEAIEELKENEFKDLYPEENDIETKEYVKDLQIDTDFELLFSDEYINNVTERLSLYNELGGVKNEQELVVFQNKLIDRFGPMPPRANALMNSIRIKWIATSVGIEKLVMKKGKMIGYFVSDQQSDYYQSKRFHKVIKFVQTHSNLCQMKEKQTPNGLRLLLTFDNVKSTKRALELMELLGE, from the coding sequence TTGAGTAAAAACGCCTTATATACCCTGTACGATAATCTGCCAAAAAATCAGCAGATTGCTACACAATTACTGGAGCAGAAGCAAATAAAAATGCATCTTAACGGATTGTTAGGGTCGGCGGTTTCATTTGTTATACGTGCCGTTTTCAAAAAAGCGGAATTGCCTTTTTTGGTGATTTTAGACAACAAAGAAGAGGCTGCTTATTATCTGAACGATCTCGAACAAATGATCGGAGAACAGGACGTATTGTTTTATCCTGCGTCATTCCGTCGTCCGTATCAAATTGACGAAACCGATAATGCCAATGTGCTGCTTCGTGCTGAGGTTTTAAACCGAATTAATTCCCGTAAAAAACCTGCCGTAATTGTCACCTATCCGGAAGCCCTTTTTGAGAAAGTGGTTACCCGAAGAGAACTGGATAAAAACACATTGAAAGTCGCTTTGAACGATAAAATTTCGATCGATTTTATCAACGAAGTTTTGTTTGAATATGAGTTTAAAAGAGTCGATTTTATTACCGAACCGGGAGAATTCTCTGTTCGTGGAGGAATTGTAGATGTATTTTCGTTTTCAAACGATCATCCTTATCGAATAGAGTTTTTTGGGAATGAAGTAGACAGCATCAGAAGTTTTGATGTTGAAACCCAATTATCGGTAGAAACGCACAAAAAAATTACAATAATCCCGAATGTCGAGAACAAGCTTTTTCAGGAGAACAGAGAGAGTTTCCTGGATTATATTGCAGAACATACCGTATTGTTTGTTCAAAACACCGACGGGCTTCTCAATCAGTTAGACAAACAATTTGCCAGAGCTGAAGAAGCTTTTGAGAAACTTTCAAAAGAAATAAAACATGCTGAACCTGAAAAGCTATTCTTAAATCAAAGTTCGTTTATCAAACGGGCGTTAGATTTTTCGATAGTAGAGCTGGCTTCAAAACCTGTTTTTAAAACCACAAAAACATTCGAATTTCATATTCACCCTCAGCCTTCCTTCAACAAACAATTTGATTTGCTGTTGAACAATCTGAGCGACAATCATTTTAACGGATATAAAAACTATTTGTTTTGTTCGAATGAAACTCAGGCCAAACGTTTTCATGATATTTTCGAAACTTTAGACGAAGCCAATTCCGAGAACATTCGAAAACAATATCATACCGTTGTATTGCCATTGTTTCAGGGATTCATTGATGAAGAAAGTCAAATTACAGCCTATACCGATCACCAGATTTTTGAGCGTTATCATAAATTTAATATCAAAAATGGTTATTCGAAAAAGCAGAATATTACCCTTAAGGAATTAACTGCGCTTTCGGTGGGTGATTATGTAACGCATATCGATCACGGAATTGGGAAATTTGGCGGCCTGCAGAAAATTCAGGTCGAAGGCAAAACGCAGGAAGCCATAAAACTGGTTTATGCGGATAACGATATAGTGTATGTAAGCATTCACTCGCTTCATAAAATTTCAAAATACAACGGAAAAGACGGAACTCCTCCGAAAATCTATAAACTAGGATCGAACGCCTGGAAAGTTTTAAAACAAAAAACCAAAGCGCGTGTCAAACATATTGCGTTCAATTTGATTCAATTGTACGCCAAACGACGCTTGGAAAAAGGGTTTCAGTTTGCACCGGACAGTTATTTGCAAAACGAATTAGAAAGTTCGTTTATATACGAAGACACGCCGGATCAAACCAAATCGACACAAGAGGTTAAAGCCGACATGGAGAGCGATCGCCCAATGGACCGTTTGGTTTGTGGCGACGTAGGTTTCGGAAAAACTGAGGTGGCGATTCGTGCGGCGTTTAAGGCGGTAGACAATAGTAAACAGGTGGCGGTTTTGGTTCCGACTACTATTTTGGCTTATCAGCATTACCGCACTTTTTCAGAACGATTGAAAGACATGCCGGTTACCATTGGTTACATGAACCGATTTAGAACGGCCAAACAAAAAGCACAAACCTTAAAAGATTTAGCAGAAGGGAAGCTTGATATTGTTATTGGAACCCATCAGTTAGTCAATAAAAATGTAGTTTTTAAAGACCTTGGTTTATTGATTGTCGACGAGGAACAAAAGTTTGGAGTAAACGTAAAAGACAAACTTAAAACAATTGCCGCCAATGTAGATACCCTGACCTTAACGGCAACGCCAATCCCGAGAACGCTGCAGTTTTCATTAATGGCAGCAAGGGATTTATCGGTTATTACGACGCCTCCGCCGAACCGATATCCTATTGAAACAAATGTGGTTGGGTTTAATGAAGAAGTAATCCGTGATGCAATTTCATATGAAATTCAGCGAAACGGACAGGTTTTCTTTATCAACAACCGAATCGAAAATATAAAAGAAGTGGCCGGAATGATTCAGCGTTTGGTTCCAAATGCTAGAGTCGGAATTGGTCACGGACAAATGGAAGGAGCCAAACTCGAAGAATTAATGTTGGGCTTCATGAATGGAGATTTTGATGTTTTGGTAGCGACAACCATCATCGAAAGTGGTCTGGATGTACCCAATGCCAACACGATTTTCATCAACAATGCCAACAACTTCGGACTGTCCGATCTGCATCAAATGCGAGGCAGGGTAGGGCGAAGCAATAAAAAAGCATTCTGTTATTTCATCTGTCCGCCATACTCATCCATGACCGAAGATGCCAGAAAACGTATTCAGGCTTTGGAGCAGTTTAGCGAACTCGGAAGCGGTTTTAACATTGCGATGAAAGATCTTGAAATACGTGGTGCAGGAGATTTATTGGGTGGGGAACAAAGTGGTTTCATCAATGAAATTGGATTTGATACCTACCAAAAAATCATGAACGAGGCGATCGAAGAATTGAAGGAAAATGAATTCAAAGATTTGTATCCGGAAGAAAATGATATTGAAACCAAAGAATATGTAAAAGATTTACAAATCGATACCGATTTTGAGTTGTTGTTTTCTGATGAATACATCAATAACGTTACGGAGCGTCTGAGTTTATACAACGAGCTGGGTGGTGTGAAAAACGAACAGGAACTTGTGGTATTTCAAAATAAATTAATTGACCGTTTTGGTCCGATGCCGCCGCGTGCCAATGCGTTGATGAATAGTATTCGCATCAAATGGATTGCGACAAGCGTGGGTATTGAGAAACTGGTGATGAAAAAAGGAAAAATGATTGGTTATTTCGTTTCAGACCAGCAATCAGATTACTACCAGTCCAAACGTTTCCATAAAGTGATCAAATTTGTACAAACCCATAGTAATCTTTGTCAGATGAAAGAAAAACAAACACCTAATGGTTTGCGTCTTTTATTGACTTTTGACAATGTAAAATCGACCAAACGAGCGTTGGAATTGATGGAATTACTGGGAGAGTAA
- a CDS encoding YraN family protein → MAEHNELGKKGEDLAVEYLEQNGYQILDRNWTFQKAEIDIIAQKESILAVIEVKTRSSLDFGLPQDFVKPKKIQLLVKAVNAYINYREMDFEVRFDIIAIHKKKESFAIEHITDAFFHF, encoded by the coding sequence ATGGCTGAGCACAATGAACTTGGAAAAAAAGGAGAAGACCTCGCTGTCGAATATCTGGAGCAAAACGGATACCAAATCCTCGATCGGAACTGGACTTTTCAAAAGGCCGAAATTGATATTATCGCCCAAAAAGAATCCATTTTAGCGGTCATTGAAGTAAAGACAAGATCAAGTCTGGATTTTGGTTTGCCACAGGATTTTGTGAAACCAAAAAAAATTCAGCTGCTGGTAAAAGCAGTAAATGCCTACATAAACTATAGGGAAATGGATTTTGAGGTGCGATTTGACATCATTGCAATACACAAAAAAAAGGAATCATTTGCAATTGAACACATTACAGACGCTTTTTTCCATTTTTAA
- a CDS encoding S66 peptidase family protein, protein MITPPYLQKGDTVALLATARKNIDDNLKPTIDLLHSWGLEAVVGSTIGLDFNQLAGTDEQRAADFQKQLDNPNIKAIWCVRGGYGTVRMIDLLDFTKFKQHPKWIVGFSDVTVLHNHLNTMGYQSIHGIMPVTVPRATPAAVSSMKSALFGEPISYAIGPDKMNRFGTATGELVGGNLSILYSLLGSPSAIDCKDKILFIEDLDEYLYHIDRMMMNLRRNGCIENLKGILVGGMTKMKDNEVPWGKNAVEIVDDVTKKYNIPVIFNFPAGHIQDNRALIMGSTISIDVKETGSTVTFQK, encoded by the coding sequence ATGATAACACCACCTTATTTACAAAAAGGAGATACTGTAGCCCTTTTAGCAACAGCCAGAAAAAATATAGACGATAACTTAAAACCTACTATAGATTTATTGCACAGCTGGGGACTTGAAGCGGTTGTTGGAAGTACGATTGGTTTGGATTTTAATCAACTGGCCGGTACTGACGAACAGCGTGCTGCCGATTTTCAAAAGCAGTTAGACAATCCAAACATCAAAGCGATCTGGTGTGTTCGCGGAGGTTATGGCACTGTACGAATGATCGACTTACTCGATTTTACCAAATTCAAACAACATCCGAAATGGATTGTTGGCTTTAGCGATGTTACGGTTTTACACAATCATTTGAATACGATGGGCTATCAGTCCATTCACGGTATAATGCCTGTAACGGTACCACGAGCTACTCCCGCAGCGGTTAGTTCAATGAAATCTGCCTTATTTGGTGAGCCGATTTCTTATGCGATTGGTCCGGATAAGATGAACCGATTTGGAACTGCAACCGGTGAATTAGTAGGCGGAAATTTATCGATCCTGTACAGTTTGTTAGGTTCTCCCTCGGCAATTGACTGTAAGGATAAAATTTTATTTATCGAAGATTTAGACGAATACCTTTATCATATCGATCGTATGATGATGAATTTAAGGCGTAATGGATGCATCGAAAACCTAAAAGGAATTCTTGTTGGAGGTATGACCAAAATGAAGGACAACGAAGTTCCCTGGGGTAAAAATGCTGTGGAAATTGTAGATGATGTTACCAAAAAATACAATATTCCGGTAATTTTCAATTTTCCGGCCGGACATATTCAGGATAACAGGGCCTTAATTATGGGAAGTACTATTTCAATTGATGTAAAGGAAACAGGAAGTACGGTTACTTTTCAAAAATAA
- a CDS encoding endonuclease/exonuclease/phosphatase family protein, which yields MKVISVQLCCIVFLSLTILQAQPKKYSIHTVAFYNFENLFDTTDDVNTNDDEWTPKGAQHWTIEKYKQKLKNLSRVLSEIGMPDNSNAPVLIGGAEIENRAVLEDLIKQPKLLPFDYGIIHFDSPDKRGIDVALLYQRKYFKPTAYSNIPLRIYHNKVTPKEEESQQDDDIEIKMADNHRVFTRDQLLITGFLEGEELHVIVNHWPSRSGGEKASSIFREAAGNLNRRIIDSLQKINPSAKVITMGDLNDSPANKSVKTVLGAKAKKSEVGEFGVFNPFAAMLDKGLGTIAFRDSWDIFDQIIITESLLKADFSTFNFWKAGIFNKPFLVQRSGQYKGYPLRHSLTEVGFSDHFPVYIYLIREAK from the coding sequence ATGAAGGTAATTTCTGTTCAGCTTTGTTGTATCGTTTTTCTGTCTCTGACCATCTTGCAGGCACAGCCCAAAAAGTATTCGATCCATACGGTTGCCTTCTACAACTTTGAAAATCTTTTCGACACGACAGATGATGTCAATACCAACGATGATGAATGGACACCCAAGGGGGCGCAGCATTGGACTATAGAAAAGTACAAACAGAAATTAAAAAACCTGTCCAGAGTTTTGTCTGAAATTGGAATGCCTGACAACTCCAATGCTCCGGTATTAATTGGAGGCGCGGAAATTGAAAATCGCGCCGTTCTGGAAGATTTGATTAAACAGCCTAAGTTACTCCCTTTTGATTATGGTATCATTCATTTTGATTCACCAGACAAACGAGGGATTGATGTCGCTTTGCTGTATCAGAGAAAATATTTTAAACCTACCGCGTATTCTAACATTCCATTACGGATCTATCATAATAAGGTCACGCCTAAAGAAGAGGAGTCACAGCAGGACGATGATATTGAAATCAAAATGGCCGACAACCATCGTGTCTTTACCAGAGATCAGCTTTTAATTACTGGATTTTTGGAAGGAGAAGAACTTCATGTTATTGTCAATCATTGGCCGTCCAGATCGGGAGGTGAAAAGGCAAGCAGTATTTTTCGGGAAGCTGCCGGAAATTTAAACCGAAGAATCATCGATTCGCTGCAAAAAATAAACCCCTCTGCGAAAGTGATCACGATGGGGGATCTGAATGATAGCCCTGCTAATAAAAGTGTAAAAACAGTTCTGGGAGCAAAAGCTAAGAAGTCAGAAGTGGGAGAATTTGGTGTTTTTAATCCGTTTGCAGCAATGCTTGATAAAGGTTTAGGAACCATTGCATTTCGCGATTCCTGGGACATTTTTGATCAAATTATCATCACAGAATCACTTTTAAAAGCTGATTTTTCGACCTTCAACTTTTGGAAAGCGGGGATTTTCAATAAGCCCTTTCTGGTTCAGCGTTCAGGACAGTACAAAGGATATCCGTTACGGCATAGTTTAACAGAAGTTGGATTCAGCGATCATTTTCCGGTTTACATCTATTTGATCAGAGAGGCGAAATAA
- a CDS encoding 3-hydroxyanthranilate 3,4-dioxygenase produces MAIAKPFNLTKWIDENRHLLKPPVGNKNLYIDSGDYIVMIVAGPNARKDYHYNETEELFYQLEGSIKVIIQEDGERKEMELHAGDMYLHPAKIPHSPVRSEGSIGLVIERKRAGLGYTDGLLWHCDNCNHKLYEVFFELHNIEKDFLPHFEHFYNSVALRTCDNCGTVMESDPRFVAKK; encoded by the coding sequence ATGGCAATAGCAAAACCTTTCAATCTTACGAAGTGGATCGATGAGAACCGTCATTTACTAAAACCGCCTGTTGGAAATAAAAATTTATACATTGATTCCGGTGATTATATAGTGATGATCGTTGCGGGTCCAAATGCCCGAAAAGATTACCATTACAACGAAACCGAAGAGCTTTTTTATCAGTTGGAAGGCAGCATAAAAGTCATCATTCAGGAAGATGGAGAGCGAAAGGAAATGGAATTACATGCGGGTGATATGTATCTTCATCCAGCTAAAATTCCGCATTCGCCCGTTCGTTCAGAAGGTTCAATTGGATTGGTTATCGAACGCAAACGTGCAGGGTTAGGTTATACTGACGGATTGCTTTGGCACTGTGACAATTGCAATCACAAACTCTATGAAGTGTTTTTTGAATTGCATAATATAGAAAAAGATTTTCTGCCGCACTTCGAACATTTTTATAATTCGGTAGCACTAAGAACCTGCGATAATTGCGGAACCGTAATGGAATCTGATCCCCGCTTTGTTGCGAAGAAATAA